A genomic region of Micromonospora sp. NBRC 110009 contains the following coding sequences:
- a CDS encoding fatty acid--CoA ligase, protein MRSTMMDAPLQVARILEHGSTVHGTAEVVTWTGAEPRRMSYAEVGRTAARLAHALRDECGVTGDERVATFMWNNNEHLVAYFAVPSMGAVLHTLNIRLFPDQVSYIANHAEDRVVLVDTTLIPLLARVIGQLTTVRHVVVVGGGDPAPLVAAAGDRIAVHHWDALLADRPDTYDWPEVDERDAAALCYTSGTTGNPKGVAYSHRSIYLHSLQVCMPEGFGLGPKDRELAIVPMFHAMSWGLPYAAFLSGASLIMPDRFLQAEPIAAMIAAERPTLAGAVPTIWTDLLNYLDSHDVDTSSLTEVIVGGSACPPALMHAFHERHGIEVIHAWGMTEMSPLGSVSRPPAGATGEAAWRYRYTQGRIPAGVEARIVGPLGEQLPADGTSVGELEVRGPWVTARYVGDEAPDEEKFRDGWLRTGDVGTLSPDGYITLSDRAKDVIKSGGEWISSVELENALMAHPAVLEACVVGVPDDRWDERPLATVVVREGASVSAEELRDFLGKSVARWQLPERWAFIDAVPKTSVGKFDKKVVRSRYAEGGLDVRELTAP, encoded by the coding sequence ATGCGTAGCACGATGATGGACGCCCCCCTCCAGGTCGCCCGGATCCTCGAACACGGCTCCACCGTGCACGGCACGGCCGAGGTCGTCACCTGGACCGGCGCCGAACCCCGTCGGATGTCGTACGCCGAGGTCGGCCGCACCGCCGCCCGGCTGGCCCACGCGCTGCGCGACGAGTGCGGGGTGACCGGTGACGAGCGGGTCGCCACGTTCATGTGGAACAACAACGAGCACCTGGTGGCCTACTTCGCCGTGCCGAGCATGGGCGCGGTGCTGCACACCCTCAACATCCGGCTCTTCCCCGACCAGGTCTCCTACATCGCCAACCACGCCGAGGACCGGGTGGTGCTGGTCGACACGACCCTGATCCCGCTGCTCGCCCGGGTGATCGGCCAGCTGACCACGGTGCGGCACGTGGTGGTGGTCGGCGGCGGCGACCCGGCCCCGCTGGTGGCGGCGGCCGGCGACCGGATCGCCGTACATCACTGGGACGCCCTGCTGGCCGACCGGCCCGACACCTACGACTGGCCGGAGGTGGACGAGCGCGACGCGGCCGCGCTCTGCTACACCTCCGGGACCACCGGCAACCCCAAGGGGGTCGCCTACTCGCACCGCTCCATCTACCTGCACTCGCTCCAGGTCTGCATGCCGGAGGGCTTCGGGCTCGGCCCGAAGGACCGGGAGCTGGCCATCGTGCCGATGTTCCACGCGATGTCCTGGGGCCTGCCGTACGCGGCGTTCCTCTCCGGCGCGTCGCTGATCATGCCGGACCGGTTCCTCCAGGCCGAGCCGATCGCCGCGATGATCGCCGCCGAGCGGCCCACCCTGGCCGGCGCGGTGCCGACGATCTGGACCGACCTGCTGAACTATCTGGACAGTCACGACGTGGACACCTCCTCGCTCACGGAGGTGATCGTCGGCGGCTCGGCCTGCCCGCCGGCGCTCATGCACGCGTTCCACGAGCGGCACGGAATCGAGGTCATCCACGCCTGGGGCATGACGGAGATGTCGCCGCTGGGCTCGGTCTCCCGGCCCCCGGCCGGGGCGACCGGCGAGGCCGCCTGGCGCTACCGGTACACCCAGGGCCGCATCCCGGCCGGGGTCGAGGCGCGGATCGTCGGCCCGCTGGGTGAGCAGTTGCCCGCCGACGGCACCTCCGTGGGCGAGCTGGAGGTCCGCGGGCCGTGGGTGACCGCCCGGTACGTCGGGGACGAGGCCCCGGACGAGGAGAAGTTCCGGGACGGCTGGCTGCGGACCGGCGACGTCGGCACGCTCTCGCCCGACGGCTACATCACCCTCAGCGACCGAGCCAAGGACGTGATCAAGTCGGGCGGGGAGTGGATCTCCTCGGTGGAGCTGGAGAACGCCCTGATGGCGCACCCGGCGGTGCTGGAGGCGTGCGTGGTGGGCGTACCGGACGATCGCTGGGACGAGCGGCCGCTGGCCACCGTGGTCGTCCGGGAGGGCGCCTCGGTGAGCGCGGAGGAGCTGCGGGACTTCCTCGGGAAGTCGGTGGCGCGCTGGCAGCTGCCGGAGCGCTGGGCGTTCATCGACGCGGTGCCGAAGACCAGCGTCGGCAAGTTCGACAAGAAGGTGGTCCGGTCCCGGTACGCGGAAGGCGGCCTCGACGTACGTGAACTGACCGCGCCGTAA
- a CDS encoding NUDIX domain-containing protein has protein sequence MSISWADSYVGQLRALAGDRTLMFVGARAVVRDNAARVLLIQRSDNGQWAMPAGAMELGESIADCAVREVREETGLRALRVSAFALYTGPDRTHTNMYGHTYQIFTTAFRVEEWDGELARFTDETTDAGFFHPEELPTPLSASVIETLADLDVFEQTNRLILK, from the coding sequence GTGAGCATCTCGTGGGCCGACTCGTACGTGGGGCAGCTGCGCGCCCTCGCCGGTGACCGCACCCTGATGTTCGTCGGCGCCCGGGCCGTGGTCCGGGACAACGCCGCCCGGGTGCTGCTGATCCAGCGCTCCGACAACGGCCAGTGGGCCATGCCCGCCGGTGCGATGGAGCTGGGCGAGTCGATCGCCGACTGCGCCGTCCGGGAGGTACGCGAGGAGACCGGCCTGCGCGCCCTGCGGGTCAGCGCCTTCGCCCTCTACACCGGCCCCGACCGCACCCACACCAACATGTACGGCCACACCTACCAGATCTTCACCACCGCGTTCCGGGTCGAGGAGTGGGACGGCGAGCTGGCCCGGTTCACCGACGAGACCACCGACGCCGGCTTCTTCCACCCGGAGGAGCTGCCCACCCCGCTCTCCGCCAGCGTCATCGAGACCCTCGCCGACCTGGACGTCTTCGAGCAGACCAACCGGCTCATCCTGAAGTGA
- a CDS encoding MDR family MFS transporter: protein MTAQAHGRPVLHPRQIRLLMFGLMTGMLLAALDQTIVGTALPTIVGELGGINHYSWVVTAYLLASTASTPLYGKMADLYGRRPVFLFSIGTFLLGSLLAGLSQNMTQLIVTRGVQGLGAGGLLTLAFTIISDVVPPRERGRYQGFFGAVFGISSVAGPLVGGYFAETNWRWIFYINVPLAILAIVVCYHVMRLIPFERREHAIDWLGAALLVAGVSCLLLALSWGGSQYRWGSGVIIGLFVAGAVLGTLFVLQEARVREPILPLRLFRTATFALANAAGFVLGLVMFGSIIFIPLYLQIVKGASPTRSGLLMLPMMAGIIFTSILTGRAMSRIGRYKWFPVAGSAVLVAGMLLFRQLQVATSLWVAFGYMVVIGVGLGLCMQSLILAVQNAVDVRDLGAGTSSATFFRSLGGSFGVAILGAVLSSQLTRHLADRLPGAIAQLSPQQQAAVMARGGANISINDPKTILALPAPVRGAIQGAFVDSLHLVFLTTGLIAILAVLVTLALPNDQLRGTGPQGATGGADPLGGKAAAPGGKPLTRESKEEAAAEMEAKSQTML from the coding sequence ATGACTGCCCAGGCCCACGGTCGTCCCGTGCTGCACCCCCGTCAGATCCGCCTGCTGATGTTCGGTCTGATGACCGGGATGCTGCTGGCGGCGCTGGATCAGACCATCGTCGGTACGGCACTGCCCACCATCGTCGGTGAGCTGGGCGGGATCAACCACTACTCGTGGGTGGTGACCGCGTACCTGCTCGCCTCCACCGCCTCCACCCCGCTCTACGGCAAGATGGCGGACCTGTACGGGCGCCGGCCGGTCTTCCTCTTCTCGATCGGCACGTTCCTGCTCGGTTCGTTGCTGGCCGGCCTGTCGCAGAACATGACCCAGCTGATCGTCACCCGGGGCGTGCAGGGCCTCGGCGCGGGTGGTCTGCTGACGCTCGCGTTCACCATCATCTCGGATGTCGTCCCACCCCGGGAGCGCGGCCGCTACCAGGGGTTCTTCGGCGCGGTCTTCGGGATCTCGTCGGTGGCCGGCCCGCTGGTCGGCGGCTATTTCGCGGAGACCAACTGGCGGTGGATCTTCTACATCAACGTGCCGCTGGCGATCCTCGCGATCGTGGTCTGCTACCACGTCATGCGGCTGATCCCGTTCGAGCGGCGGGAGCACGCCATCGACTGGTTGGGGGCGGCGCTGCTGGTCGCCGGGGTGAGCTGCCTGCTGCTGGCACTGAGCTGGGGTGGCAGCCAGTACCGCTGGGGGTCCGGGGTGATCATCGGGCTCTTCGTGGCCGGCGCGGTGCTGGGCACGCTCTTCGTGCTCCAGGAGGCCCGGGTACGGGAGCCGATCCTGCCGTTGCGGCTGTTCCGCACCGCCACCTTCGCGCTGGCCAACGCGGCGGGCTTCGTGCTCGGTCTGGTGATGTTCGGGTCGATCATCTTCATCCCGCTCTACCTGCAGATCGTCAAGGGCGCCTCGCCGACCCGCAGCGGTCTGCTGATGCTGCCGATGATGGCCGGCATCATCTTCACCTCGATCCTCACCGGCCGGGCGATGAGCCGGATCGGGCGCTACAAGTGGTTCCCGGTGGCCGGCTCGGCGGTGCTGGTCGCCGGCATGCTGCTCTTCCGGCAGCTCCAGGTGGCCACCTCGCTCTGGGTGGCGTTCGGCTACATGGTGGTGATCGGCGTCGGGCTGGGCCTGTGCATGCAGTCGCTGATCCTGGCCGTGCAGAACGCGGTGGACGTGCGGGACCTGGGCGCGGGCACCTCGTCGGCGACGTTCTTCCGCTCGCTGGGCGGCTCGTTCGGCGTGGCGATCCTCGGCGCGGTGCTCTCCTCGCAGCTCACCCGCCACCTCGCCGACCGGCTGCCGGGGGCGATCGCGCAGCTTTCGCCGCAGCAGCAGGCGGCGGTGATGGCCCGGGGCGGCGCGAACATCTCGATCAACGACCCGAAGACGATTCTCGCCCTGCCCGCCCCGGTCCGGGGCGCGATCCAGGGCGCCTTCGTGGACTCGCTGCACCTGGTCTTCCTGACCACCGGGCTGATCGCCATCCTCGCGGTGCTGGTCACCCTGGCCCTGCCGAACGACCAGCTGCGCGGGACCGGTCCGCAGGGCGCCACCGGCGGCGCGGACCCGCTCGGCGGGAAGGCGGCCGCCCCGGGCGGCAAGCCGCTGACCCGGGAGTCGAAGGAGGAGGCCGCTGCCGAGATGGAGGCGAAGTCCCAGACGATGCTCTGA
- a CDS encoding FKBP-type peptidyl-prolyl cis-trans isomerase has translation MSERVQNRSAGQGPGTKAERRLAAQLAAKKAAEARRRRQSMLGAAVGVLAVAALIGGIVWLNGDDDKTPAAGASPSASSIVEPSVAAPALPEGADPALATKPKVEPGTGDLKKLSVTTLIKGKGPAVKAGQQITTNYVGVFYKDGKEFDASWNNGQPATFPIGVGQVIPGWDKGLVGVPVGSRVQLDIPADLAYGNDSSGGRPAGPLRFVVDVLAAQ, from the coding sequence GTGAGCGAGCGTGTGCAGAACCGGTCGGCGGGCCAGGGCCCGGGCACCAAGGCGGAGCGGCGGCTGGCCGCCCAGCTGGCGGCGAAGAAGGCCGCCGAGGCGCGCCGCCGCCGGCAGTCGATGCTGGGCGCCGCGGTCGGTGTCCTCGCGGTGGCCGCGCTGATCGGCGGCATCGTCTGGCTGAACGGCGACGACGACAAGACGCCCGCCGCCGGCGCCAGCCCGTCGGCCAGCTCGATCGTCGAGCCCAGCGTCGCCGCCCCGGCGCTCCCCGAGGGCGCCGACCCGGCGCTGGCCACCAAGCCGAAGGTCGAACCGGGCACCGGCGACCTCAAGAAGCTGTCCGTGACCACGCTGATCAAGGGCAAGGGTCCGGCCGTCAAGGCCGGCCAGCAGATCACCACCAACTACGTGGGCGTGTTCTACAAGGACGGCAAGGAGTTCGACGCCTCCTGGAACAACGGGCAGCCGGCCACCTTCCCGATCGGCGTCGGGCAGGTCATCCCGGGCTGGGACAAGGGCCTGGTGGGCGTGCCGGTGGGCAGCCGGGTGCAGCTCGACATCCCGGCCGACCTGGCGTACGGCAACGACTCGTCGGGCGGTCGCCCGGCCGGCCCGCTGCGCTTCGTCGTTGACGTGCTCGCCGCGCAGTAG
- a CDS encoding LysR family transcriptional regulator: MDLRRLRLLRELARLGSMRQVADELHLTTSTVSQQLAALAREVGTELIEPHGRRVRLTPAGRRLAEHAVTILAAVDAARLDLDPRAEPAGTVRVAGFATAVRRSLLPLIARLAADHPRVRLRIHEHEPAEAYALLAADDIDLALTYDYNLAPISADHGLEAAPLWSAAWHLGVPADAAPGPADDAPAVFDRFRDADWIVNSRNTADEVVVRTIASMAGFEPRIRHRADSLELVQDLIIAGLGVGLLPGDQPTLPGVRLLPLAGPPALLRAYAVTRRGRAAWPPLALILDLLTARPAPPGR, from the coding sequence GTGGACCTCCGACGCCTGCGCCTGCTGCGCGAACTGGCCCGACTCGGCTCGATGCGCCAGGTCGCCGACGAGCTGCACCTCACCACCTCGACGGTGTCGCAGCAGCTGGCGGCGCTGGCCCGGGAGGTGGGCACCGAACTGATCGAACCGCACGGCCGCCGGGTCCGGCTCACCCCGGCCGGCCGCCGGCTGGCCGAACACGCCGTGACGATCCTCGCCGCGGTCGACGCGGCCCGGCTCGACCTGGACCCGCGGGCCGAACCCGCCGGCACCGTACGCGTGGCCGGCTTCGCCACCGCCGTCCGGCGCTCGCTGCTGCCGCTCATCGCCCGGCTCGCCGCCGACCACCCGCGGGTACGCCTGCGCATCCACGAGCACGAGCCGGCCGAGGCGTACGCGTTGCTCGCGGCCGACGACATCGACCTCGCGCTGACCTACGACTACAACCTGGCCCCGATCTCCGCCGACCACGGGCTGGAGGCCGCGCCGCTGTGGTCCGCGGCGTGGCACCTCGGGGTGCCGGCCGACGCGGCGCCCGGTCCGGCGGATGACGCCCCGGCGGTCTTCGACCGGTTCCGCGACGCGGACTGGATCGTCAACTCGCGTAACACCGCCGACGAGGTGGTGGTCCGCACCATCGCCTCGATGGCGGGCTTCGAGCCCCGGATCCGGCACCGCGCGGACAGCCTCGAACTGGTCCAGGACCTCATCATCGCGGGACTCGGCGTCGGTCTGCTCCCCGGCGACCAGCCGACCCTGCCCGGCGTCCGCCTGCTGCCCCTCGCCGGACCACCGGCGCTGCTGCGCGCGTACGCCGTGACCCGCCGCGGCCGGGCGGCCTGGCCGCCGCTGGCGCTCATCCTCGACCTGCTCACCGCCCGCCCGGCTCCGCCGGGCAGGTGA
- a CDS encoding PPOX class F420-dependent oxidoreductase, with the protein MQILTEVDLALLAEPQLAHVATIEPDGTPHVTPVWVDHDGEHIVFNTVKGRKKYLNMARNPSVAVSVVDKEDDFRTLWVKGTAEFVTEGADAHIDKMAKKYLGQDKYPFSQPGEERVIVRVTPTEKLGRG; encoded by the coding sequence ATGCAGATCCTCACCGAAGTAGACCTGGCCCTGCTCGCCGAGCCGCAGCTCGCCCACGTGGCCACCATCGAGCCCGACGGCACCCCGCACGTCACCCCGGTCTGGGTGGACCACGACGGCGAGCACATCGTGTTCAACACCGTGAAGGGCCGGAAGAAGTACCTCAACATGGCCCGCAACCCGTCGGTCGCGGTCTCGGTCGTCGACAAGGAGGACGACTTCCGCACGCTCTGGGTGAAGGGCACGGCGGAGTTCGTCACCGAGGGCGCGGACGCGCACATCGACAAGATGGCGAAGAAATACCTCGGGCAGGACAAGTACCCGTTCAGCCAGCCCGGCGAGGAACGGGTGATCGTCCGCGTCACTCCTACCGAGAAGCTCGGCCGCGGCTGA
- a CDS encoding NADPH:quinone reductase: MKAIVYERSGDASVLQHVERPIPEPAPGEVLVRMAVSGVNPTDWKARQAWPLPAGWQIPGQDGAGVIEAVGEGVDQILIGSRVWLWEAAWQRPWGTAAEYTLVPVRHAVRLGSASFDLGACLGIPFMTAHRCLTAGEFMPDKLHAGALSDHVVLVQGGAGAVGNAAIQLARWADACVIATVSTPEKAQLAAAAGANFVINYRQQDVVAEVRKVAPDGVHTIVEVSAARNAATDVQILRAGGAVCVYADDGGAEVTLPIRTLMMPNARWQFVLIYTAPKAAKAQAVTDIAAAVAQGAIRVGEEAGLPLHHYPLAATAAAQKAVQDGAVGKVLIGTTEAG; encoded by the coding sequence ATGAAGGCGATCGTGTACGAACGCAGCGGGGACGCCTCGGTGCTCCAGCACGTCGAGCGGCCGATCCCCGAGCCGGCCCCGGGCGAGGTGCTGGTGCGGATGGCGGTCTCCGGGGTGAACCCGACGGACTGGAAGGCCCGCCAGGCGTGGCCGCTGCCGGCCGGTTGGCAGATCCCCGGCCAGGACGGCGCGGGCGTGATCGAGGCGGTCGGCGAGGGCGTCGACCAGATCCTGATCGGCTCGCGGGTGTGGCTCTGGGAGGCGGCCTGGCAGCGCCCCTGGGGCACCGCTGCCGAGTACACGCTGGTCCCGGTCCGGCACGCGGTGCGGCTCGGTTCCGCCTCGTTCGACCTGGGCGCCTGCCTGGGCATCCCGTTCATGACCGCGCATCGCTGCCTGACCGCCGGCGAGTTCATGCCGGACAAGCTGCACGCGGGCGCGCTGAGCGACCACGTGGTGCTGGTGCAGGGCGGGGCGGGCGCGGTGGGCAACGCCGCGATCCAGCTCGCCCGCTGGGCCGACGCCTGCGTGATCGCCACGGTGAGCACCCCGGAGAAGGCGCAGCTCGCCGCGGCGGCCGGCGCCAACTTCGTGATCAACTACCGGCAGCAGGACGTGGTGGCGGAGGTCCGCAAGGTCGCGCCCGACGGGGTGCACACCATCGTCGAGGTCTCCGCCGCCCGCAACGCCGCCACCGACGTGCAGATCCTGCGGGCCGGCGGCGCGGTCTGCGTGTACGCCGACGACGGCGGCGCCGAGGTCACGCTGCCGATCCGGACGCTGATGATGCCGAACGCCCGCTGGCAGTTCGTGCTGATCTACACCGCCCCGAAGGCGGCGAAGGCGCAGGCGGTGACCGACATCGCGGCGGCGGTGGCCCAGGGCGCGATCCGGGTGGGCGAGGAGGCCGGCCTGCCGCTGCACCACTACCCGCTGGCGGCGACCGCGGCGGCGCAGAAGGCGGTGCAGGACGGGGCGGTCGGCAAGGTGCTGATCGGCACCACGGAGGCGGGGTAA
- a CDS encoding MerR family transcriptional regulator, with the protein MAATWRIGELCRRTGLTVRTLHHWDHVGLLRPSARTSSGHRLYDAGDVDRLYRIVALRELGLPLETIGALLDGGGAGGPGLAELLGEHLAHVERQLAALGGLRDRLAALVPAVRAAGGATPVDLLALIEEVTRVDDTIRNYFTEEQLAALAQRRERLGEAAIRDVQEEWPRLIAQVQAELDAGTDPAEPRVRALAKRWMELLEAFHGGDPGLRDSLYRMQAENSAEIAQQFGGPSPELIDYVKRAAAAG; encoded by the coding sequence GTGGCGGCCACCTGGCGGATCGGTGAGCTGTGCCGGCGTACCGGGCTGACCGTCCGGACCCTGCACCACTGGGACCACGTGGGCCTGCTGCGGCCGTCGGCGCGGACGTCGTCGGGCCACCGGCTCTACGACGCGGGCGACGTGGACCGGCTGTACCGGATCGTCGCGCTGCGCGAGCTGGGCCTGCCGCTGGAGACCATCGGCGCGCTGCTGGACGGCGGCGGGGCGGGTGGGCCGGGGCTGGCCGAGCTGCTCGGCGAGCACCTGGCGCACGTGGAGCGGCAGCTGGCCGCGCTGGGTGGGCTGCGGGACCGGCTGGCCGCGCTGGTGCCGGCCGTCCGCGCCGCCGGTGGGGCCACGCCCGTCGACCTGCTCGCCCTGATCGAGGAGGTGACCAGGGTGGACGACACGATCCGGAACTACTTCACCGAGGAGCAGCTCGCCGCGTTGGCGCAGCGGCGGGAGCGGCTCGGCGAGGCGGCGATCCGCGATGTGCAGGAGGAGTGGCCGAGGCTGATCGCCCAGGTCCAGGCGGAGCTGGACGCCGGGACCGACCCGGCGGAGCCGCGGGTGCGGGCGCTGGCGAAGCGCTGGATGGAGCTGCTGGAGGCGTTCCACGGTGGCGACCCGGGGCTGCGCGACTCGCTCTACCGGATGCAGGCGGAGAACAGCGCGGAGATCGCCCAGCAGTTCGGCGGCCCGTCCCCGGAGCTGATCGACTACGTCAAGCGAGCCGCCGCGGCGGGCTGA
- a CDS encoding EamA family transporter produces the protein MTSATSTRAGTAMAVASMTCVQLGLAASVGLFDRVGPEGAAWLRLAWAGVLLAVVVRPRPSTFTRSALRACVALGMVTAGVTILFMAAVARLPLGTASALEFLGPLGVAVARGRGSSKLWPALAAVGVLLLTEPWHGGADLVGVAYALGAAACWAGYIVLTQRVGDEVAGVRGLTVSMPVAAVVATLVVGPSAFGRLTWPVLLAGLGLAVLLPVVPFVLELLALRRLTTAAFGTLMSLEPAIALVVGLVALGQVPGVGAVAGIAFVVVAGIGAERSGARPGQHTGAAPDGQPVGAGAVTSG, from the coding sequence ATGACCAGCGCGACCTCCACCCGTGCCGGCACCGCGATGGCGGTCGCCTCGATGACCTGTGTCCAGCTCGGGCTGGCCGCCTCGGTCGGGCTCTTCGACCGGGTCGGCCCTGAGGGGGCGGCCTGGCTGCGCCTGGCCTGGGCCGGGGTGCTGCTGGCGGTCGTGGTCCGGCCCCGCCCGTCGACCTTCACCCGCTCCGCCCTGCGCGCCTGCGTGGCGCTCGGCATGGTGACGGCCGGCGTCACCATCCTGTTCATGGCGGCGGTGGCTCGGCTGCCCCTGGGCACGGCCAGCGCGCTGGAGTTCCTCGGGCCGCTGGGGGTGGCCGTGGCGCGCGGTCGGGGCAGCAGCAAGCTCTGGCCGGCGCTCGCGGCGGTCGGGGTGCTGCTGCTCACCGAGCCGTGGCACGGCGGGGCGGACCTGGTGGGGGTGGCGTACGCCCTGGGTGCGGCGGCGTGCTGGGCCGGGTACATCGTGCTCACCCAGCGGGTGGGCGACGAGGTCGCCGGCGTCCGCGGCCTGACGGTCTCGATGCCGGTGGCCGCCGTGGTCGCGACCCTGGTCGTCGGTCCCTCGGCGTTCGGCCGCCTGACCTGGCCGGTGCTCCTGGCCGGTCTCGGGCTGGCCGTGCTCCTGCCCGTCGTCCCGTTCGTGCTGGAACTGCTGGCGCTGCGCCGGCTCACCACCGCCGCGTTCGGCACGCTGATGAGCCTGGAGCCCGCCATCGCGCTGGTCGTCGGCCTGGTCGCGCTGGGTCAGGTGCCGGGCGTCGGTGCGGTGGCCGGCATCGCCTTCGTGGTGGTCGCCGGGATCGGTGCGGAACGGTCCGGTGCGCGGCCGGGCCAGCACACCGGGGCGGCCCCCGACGGGCAGCCCGTGGGGGCCGGCGCCGTCACTTCAGGATGA
- a CDS encoding HAD family hydrolase: MVDAVLFDLDGVIVDSEPVWEEVRRAYVAAHGGTWQPDTQRRLMGMSTGEWAAYLSGELGVDRTAEQVAAEVVAEMTRRYAAHVPLIDDADAVVRRTAARWRLGLASSSPTALIGAALTATGLTDAFGATLSTEETPRGKPAPDVWLAVAARLGVDPARCVAVEDSSNGVRSAAAAGTRVVAVPHGSYPLDPDAEALAAVVLPSIDALTPELVERLG; the protein is encoded by the coding sequence GTGGTGGACGCGGTGCTCTTCGACCTGGACGGCGTGATCGTGGACTCCGAGCCGGTCTGGGAGGAGGTCCGGCGGGCGTACGTGGCCGCGCACGGCGGCACGTGGCAGCCGGACACCCAGCGCCGGCTGATGGGGATGAGCACCGGCGAGTGGGCCGCCTACCTCAGCGGCGAGCTGGGCGTCGACCGGACGGCCGAGCAGGTCGCCGCCGAGGTGGTGGCCGAGATGACCCGGCGGTACGCGGCGCACGTACCCCTGATCGACGACGCCGACGCGGTGGTGCGCCGGACCGCCGCGCGGTGGCGGCTGGGGCTGGCCAGCTCCTCCCCCACCGCGCTGATCGGGGCGGCGCTGACGGCGACGGGACTGACCGACGCGTTCGGGGCGACGCTGTCGACCGAGGAGACCCCAAGAGGCAAGCCCGCGCCGGACGTGTGGCTGGCGGTGGCGGCGCGGCTCGGCGTGGACCCGGCCCGCTGCGTGGCGGTCGAGGACTCCTCGAACGGCGTCCGGTCGGCGGCCGCCGCCGGGACCCGGGTGGTGGCCGTGCCGCACGGGTCCTACCCGCTGGACCCGGACGCCGAGGCGCTGGCGGCGGTGGTGCTGCCGTCGATCGACGCGCTCACCCCGGAGCTGGTGGAACGGCTGGGCTGA
- a CDS encoding SCO6745 family protein — translation MWTCFEPVHAVTYFHPRARAAYEAVGLRGYWRGYFAGRAAPLGPVGAPIVVAAFFSFAPAMVARALPSVWRLATPQEALRARLTGAVQALAEFTYELPESHLVEAADLLEEAAGRVETAGRVLGAVNAALPRGEYPLARLWQAATTLREHRGDGHVAALVGTGLDPVEVIAWRCRVDQSREFHQAARGWTDEEWAAAEERLVEKGWLTAGREPTEHSTATFRAAEDATDRAALGPWRALGVERTARLRELLEPIATRCRTIIPPKAPIGLPAQRGSATDAPSPTR, via the coding sequence ATGTGGACGTGCTTCGAGCCGGTCCACGCGGTGACCTACTTCCACCCCCGGGCCCGGGCCGCCTATGAGGCGGTCGGGCTGCGGGGCTACTGGCGGGGCTACTTCGCCGGCCGGGCCGCCCCGCTGGGGCCGGTCGGGGCGCCGATCGTGGTCGCCGCGTTCTTCAGCTTCGCACCGGCCATGGTGGCCCGGGCGCTGCCGTCGGTGTGGCGGCTGGCCACCCCGCAGGAGGCGCTGCGCGCCCGGCTCACCGGGGCCGTGCAGGCGCTCGCCGAGTTCACCTACGAGCTGCCCGAGTCGCACCTCGTCGAGGCGGCGGACCTGCTGGAGGAGGCGGCCGGGCGGGTCGAGACCGCCGGCCGGGTGCTCGGCGCGGTCAACGCCGCCCTGCCCCGGGGGGAATACCCGCTGGCCCGGCTCTGGCAGGCCGCCACCACGCTGCGCGAGCACCGGGGCGACGGGCACGTCGCCGCGCTGGTCGGCACCGGGCTGGACCCGGTCGAGGTGATCGCCTGGCGGTGCCGGGTCGACCAGTCCCGGGAGTTCCACCAGGCGGCCCGGGGCTGGACCGACGAGGAGTGGGCCGCCGCCGAGGAGCGGCTGGTCGAGAAGGGCTGGCTGACCGCCGGGCGGGAGCCGACCGAGCACAGCACCGCGACGTTCCGGGCCGCCGAGGACGCCACCGACCGGGCCGCCCTCGGCCCGTGGCGGGCGCTGGGCGTGGAGCGTACGGCGCGGCTGCGCGAGCTGCTCGAACCGATCGCCACCCGGTGCCGCACGATCATCCCGCCGAAGGCCCCGATCGGCCTGCCGGCGCAGCGCGGTAGCGCCACCGACGCGCCCAGCCCGACGCGCTGA
- a CDS encoding type 1 glutamine amidotransferase domain-containing protein, giving the protein MAATLQGKRIAFLAADGVEEVEYTRPREAVENAGARVELVSLKPGSIQSFNHLDQSAQYPVDVTTKEADAGAYDALVLPGGVANPDFLRTDPDAVRFVRSFFDAGKPVGVICHGPWTLVEAGVVRGRRITSWPSLRTDLTNAGATWVDEQVVTDNGLVSSRKPGDLPAFCSKIVEEFAEGKH; this is encoded by the coding sequence ATGGCAGCGACACTGCAGGGCAAGCGGATCGCCTTCCTGGCCGCCGACGGCGTGGAGGAGGTCGAGTACACCAGGCCCCGCGAGGCGGTGGAGAACGCCGGAGCCCGGGTCGAGCTGGTCTCGCTCAAGCCCGGTTCGATCCAGTCCTTCAACCACCTCGACCAGAGCGCGCAGTACCCGGTGGACGTGACGACGAAGGAGGCGGACGCCGGGGCGTACGACGCGTTGGTGCTGCCCGGCGGCGTGGCCAACCCGGACTTCCTGCGGACTGACCCGGACGCGGTGCGGTTCGTGCGCTCCTTTTTCGATGCCGGCAAGCCGGTCGGGGTGATCTGCCACGGCCCGTGGACGCTGGTCGAGGCGGGCGTGGTGCGCGGCCGCCGGATCACCTCCTGGCCGAGCCTGCGCACCGACCTCACCAACGCCGGCGCGACCTGGGTCGACGAGCAGGTCGTCACCGACAACGGGCTGGTCAGCAGCCGCAAGCCGGGCGACCTGCCGGCCTTCTGCTCCAAGATCGTCGAGGAGTTCGCCGAAGGGAAGCACTGA